A genomic region of Rhizobium sp. NXC24 contains the following coding sequences:
- the gndA gene encoding NADP-dependent phosphogluconate dehydrogenase, whose product MEKAEIGLIGLAVMGSNLALNIAEKGNKIAVFNRTPQVTDEFYANAGALKDKIIPCKTIEEFVDAIRPPRPIIIMIKAGEPVDQQMAALQPHLDKGDIMIDAGNANFRDTIARFDRLKDTGLTFIGMGVSGGEEGARHGPSIMVGGTEESYKRVEKVLTSIAAKYKDDPCVAWLGNDGAGHFVKTIHNGIEYADMQMIAEIYGILRDGLGKSAAEISDIFGEWNKGRLNSYLIEITEKVLAAKDPATGSAMPDVILDKAGQKGTGKWSAIEAQNMGIPATAIEAAVAARSLSAIKGQREAAQEIFGTPDYKFPIGFGPDLLKDLELALFAAKIGAYAQGFAVMAEASKEFNWSLPMPVIAKIWRAGCIIRSQFLDEITSAFTKAPDAANLIVTPAFAGMVKESIPSLRRIVSAATASGLPVPALASALTYFDAYRQARGTANLIQAQRDFFGAHGFDRVDGKDIHHGPWGSGANG is encoded by the coding sequence GTGGAAAAGGCAGAAATCGGACTGATCGGTCTCGCTGTCATGGGATCGAATCTGGCGCTCAACATTGCCGAAAAGGGCAATAAAATCGCGGTATTCAACCGCACGCCGCAAGTGACGGATGAGTTCTATGCGAACGCCGGTGCGCTGAAAGACAAGATCATTCCCTGCAAGACGATCGAGGAGTTCGTCGACGCGATCCGTCCGCCGCGGCCGATCATCATCATGATCAAGGCCGGCGAGCCGGTCGACCAGCAGATGGCGGCGTTGCAGCCGCATCTCGACAAGGGCGACATCATGATCGACGCCGGCAATGCCAATTTCCGCGATACGATTGCGCGTTTCGATCGCCTGAAGGATACCGGCCTGACCTTCATCGGCATGGGTGTCTCGGGTGGTGAAGAAGGCGCGCGCCATGGTCCGTCGATCATGGTCGGCGGCACCGAAGAATCCTACAAACGCGTCGAGAAAGTGCTGACGTCGATCGCCGCCAAGTACAAGGACGATCCGTGCGTCGCCTGGCTCGGCAACGATGGTGCCGGTCATTTCGTCAAGACCATCCATAACGGCATCGAATATGCCGACATGCAGATGATCGCCGAAATCTATGGCATCCTGCGCGACGGCCTCGGCAAGAGCGCGGCCGAAATCAGCGACATCTTCGGCGAATGGAACAAGGGCCGGTTGAACTCCTACCTGATCGAGATCACCGAGAAGGTTCTGGCCGCCAAGGACCCGGCGACTGGCAGCGCCATGCCCGATGTCATCCTCGACAAGGCCGGCCAGAAGGGCACCGGCAAGTGGTCGGCAATCGAGGCACAGAACATGGGCATCCCGGCGACCGCCATCGAAGCTGCCGTCGCAGCCCGCAGCCTATCGGCCATCAAGGGTCAGCGCGAAGCCGCTCAGGAGATTTTCGGCACACCGGACTATAAGTTCCCCATCGGCTTTGGTCCCGATTTGCTGAAAGACCTGGAACTGGCCCTCTTCGCCGCCAAGATCGGTGCCTATGCACAGGGCTTTGCCGTGATGGCGGAGGCCTCGAAGGAGTTCAATTGGTCGCTGCCGATGCCGGTCATCGCCAAGATCTGGCGCGCGGGCTGCATCATCCGTTCGCAGTTCCTTGACGAGATCACCAGCGCCTTCACCAAGGCGCCGGATGCAGCCAATCTGATCGTGACGCCGGCCTTCGCCGGCATGGTCAAGGAATCGATCCCGTCGCTGCGCCGCATTGTTTCGGCGGCCACGGCATCCGGCCTGCCGGTTCCGGCGCTGGCCTCGGCGCTGACCTATTTCGATGCCTATCGCCAGGCCCGCGGCACTGCAAACCTCATCCAGGCGCAGCGCGACTTCTTCGGCGCCCACGGCTTCGATCGCGTCGATGGCAAGGACATCCATCACGGCCCTTGGGGCAGCGGCGCGAACGGCTAA
- a CDS encoding SRPBCC family protein produces the protein MSTMTARIVHISIDRHWKEVYGFAGRPENMPLWASGLASGLEQDGEDWVANGILGTVRVSFTPRNEFGVIDHTVTIESGLKVHNALRVAPNGDGCEVMFLLLKLPGMTDEQFAADAAHIQKDLGTLKSLMER, from the coding sequence ATGTCGACCATGACCGCAAGGATCGTTCATATCTCCATCGATCGCCATTGGAAGGAAGTCTATGGCTTTGCCGGCCGTCCAGAGAACATGCCGCTCTGGGCCTCCGGGCTCGCATCCGGATTGGAGCAGGATGGCGAGGACTGGGTTGCCAACGGCATTCTCGGCACTGTCCGCGTCAGTTTCACGCCTCGCAACGAATTCGGCGTCATCGATCATACCGTGACGATCGAATCCGGCCTGAAGGTCCATAACGCGCTTCGGGTCGCACCGAATGGCGATGGCTGCGAGGTCATGTTCTTGCTGCTGAAGCTGCCGGGGATGACTGATGAGCAATTCGCCGCAGACGCAGCGCATATACAGAAGGATCTGGGCACGTTGAAGTCCCTGATGGAACGATAG
- a CDS encoding ABC-type transport auxiliary lipoprotein family protein has translation MVGCVSRERHHVYRRAAFILPLLAALLSGCGSAAVNDTYDLSASVKASGPSVKSRQILIPQPTALQALDSNQIVIRVSPSEIQYLSKSQWSDKLTRIVQSKLVEAFENTGKLGGVGVPGQGLAIDYQIVTDIRSFEIDTAPGQKSASVEISVKILNDRSGTVKTQSVFRKVVPVSGGSNTDFVRGLDTAFAGVTAEIVDWTLRSI, from the coding sequence ATGGTCGGTTGCGTTTCGCGTGAGCGTCATCATGTGTACCGGAGGGCGGCTTTTATTCTGCCATTGCTTGCAGCCTTGCTGAGCGGCTGCGGCTCTGCCGCAGTCAACGACACATATGATCTCTCCGCTTCGGTCAAGGCGAGCGGCCCCTCGGTCAAGAGCCGGCAAATTCTGATACCGCAGCCGACGGCGCTGCAGGCGCTTGACAGCAACCAGATCGTCATCCGCGTTTCGCCGTCGGAAATCCAGTATCTCAGCAAGTCGCAGTGGAGCGACAAGCTGACCCGGATAGTGCAGTCGAAGCTGGTCGAAGCCTTCGAAAATACCGGCAAGCTCGGCGGCGTCGGCGTGCCGGGGCAGGGGCTGGCGATCGATTATCAGATTGTCACGGACATCCGCTCCTTCGAGATCGATACGGCGCCGGGCCAGAAATCGGCAAGTGTCGAAATTTCGGTCAAAATCCTCAATGACCGCTCGGGCACGGTCAAGACGCAGAGTGTCTTCCGCAAAGTCGTGCCCGTCAGCGGCGGCAGCAATACCGATTTCGTTCGAGGGCTCGACACGGCCTTTGCGGGCGTGACGGCAGAGATCGTCGATTGGACGCTACGCTCCATTTAG
- a CDS encoding MlaD family protein, translating to METKANYTIVGFFTLLVIAAAFGFVYWMAEYGRGGPMAELVVRIPGSANGLSVGSPVRFNGIQVGSVQGLSIDADDPNYSLAFTEVRADAPVYTSTKAILEIQGLTGAAYIELSGGRKGDENILKRSIETGKRAVLLADQSSVTNLLTTADKILNRANDTIGDIQGFITDSRGPLTDTVRNAQKFSKALADNSDNIDKFLASVGQLSDTIKSVSPRVESTLDAVEKLVRAVDANKINDVVNNADKITANVADATTDLKATIASFKQTADTYTTFGQNAQKTLDRVDAIVAQIDPNKVKGSMDDIAEVTKDARKAVISIRDVANSVAAHQQDIDVTIANAKDISNKLNSASNKVDGILTKVDSLLGSGDTKSLFAEARDTLQSFKTMADNLNARIGPIADNLQKFSSGGLRDVQSLINDMRGTVDNLNNTITNFDRNPQRLIFGGDTVKQYDGRARR from the coding sequence ATGGAAACCAAAGCCAATTATACGATCGTCGGGTTCTTTACGCTGCTGGTTATCGCGGCTGCCTTCGGCTTTGTCTATTGGATGGCGGAATATGGCCGCGGCGGTCCAATGGCCGAGCTGGTCGTTCGCATTCCCGGTTCGGCAAACGGCCTCAGCGTCGGCTCGCCCGTGCGCTTTAACGGCATTCAGGTCGGCTCGGTACAAGGGCTTTCGATCGATGCCGATGATCCGAACTATTCGCTGGCCTTTACCGAGGTGCGCGCCGACGCACCGGTTTATACGTCCACCAAGGCCATTCTAGAAATCCAGGGCCTGACGGGTGCCGCCTATATCGAGCTTTCGGGCGGCCGCAAGGGTGACGAGAACATCCTCAAGCGCTCGATCGAAACCGGTAAGCGGGCGGTATTGCTCGCCGATCAGTCGAGCGTGACAAACCTTCTCACCACCGCCGACAAGATCTTGAACCGCGCCAACGACACGATCGGCGACATACAGGGTTTCATCACTGATTCCCGCGGGCCGCTGACCGATACGGTGCGCAACGCCCAGAAGTTCTCCAAGGCGCTGGCTGACAATTCCGACAATATCGACAAATTCCTCGCCAGCGTCGGACAGCTCTCCGATACCATCAAGAGCGTGTCGCCACGCGTCGAATCGACGCTGGATGCGGTCGAGAAGCTGGTGCGCGCGGTCGATGCCAACAAGATCAACGATGTCGTCAACAATGCCGACAAGATCACCGCCAATGTGGCTGACGCGACGACCGATCTGAAGGCGACGATCGCCTCCTTCAAGCAGACGGCCGATACCTACACCACCTTCGGTCAGAACGCGCAAAAGACCCTCGACCGCGTCGACGCGATCGTGGCGCAGATCGATCCGAACAAGGTGAAGGGGTCGATGGACGATATCGCAGAGGTGACCAAGGACGCCCGGAAGGCCGTCATATCCATTCGCGATGTCGCCAATTCGGTGGCGGCCCATCAGCAAGATATCGACGTGACGATCGCCAATGCCAAGGATATTTCCAACAAGCTGAATTCCGCCTCCAACAAGGTCGACGGCATTCTTACCAAGGTCGATTCGCTGCTCGGCTCCGGTGATACGAAGTCGCTGTTTGCGGAAGCCAGGGACACGCTCCAGTCCTTCAAGACGATGGCGGACAATCTCAACGCCCGGATCGGGCCTATCGCCGATAACCTGCAGAAATTTTCGAGTGGCGGCCTGCGCGACGTGCAGTCTCTCATCAATGATATGCGAGGCACGGTTGACAATCTTAATAACACAATCACTAACTTTGACCGCAATCCGCAGCGCCTGATTTTCGGCGGCGATACCGTCAAGCAATATGATGGCCGGGCGCGGCGTTGA
- a CDS encoding ATP-binding cassette domain-containing protein, whose protein sequence is MSALHSEIPMDKDEQGRDVVLSARDVTVAFGSKVVLDKLNLNIYRGEILGFVGASGAGKSVLLRTVLRLLPRRSGVIEILGEDYDKLSEPERNGLDMRLGVLFQQGALFSSLTVKENIQVPMREYLDLPQALMDELAHLKIRMVGLAADAADKYPSELSGGMIKRAALARALALDPDLVFLDEPTSGLDPIGAAEFDELIAKLRDTLGLTVYMVTHDLDSLFSVCDRIAVLGQKRVLVEGTVEDMLACDDPWVQSYFRGKRARSIVPREDIGHRNDDNGAGAHSRGK, encoded by the coding sequence ATGAGCGCGCTTCACTCGGAAATCCCGATGGATAAGGATGAGCAAGGCAGAGACGTCGTGCTATCGGCACGGGATGTCACCGTCGCTTTCGGATCGAAAGTGGTGCTCGATAAATTGAACCTGAATATTTACCGCGGCGAAATTCTGGGCTTCGTCGGCGCTTCCGGTGCGGGCAAATCGGTGCTGCTGCGCACGGTATTGCGACTGCTGCCGCGCCGTTCCGGCGTCATCGAGATTCTCGGCGAAGATTACGACAAGCTCTCGGAGCCGGAACGCAACGGGCTCGATATGCGCCTGGGCGTGCTTTTCCAGCAGGGGGCATTGTTTTCTTCCCTGACCGTGAAGGAAAACATTCAGGTGCCGATGCGGGAATATCTCGATCTGCCGCAGGCGCTGATGGACGAGCTGGCGCATCTGAAAATCCGGATGGTAGGGCTCGCCGCCGATGCCGCCGACAAATACCCGTCCGAGCTTTCCGGCGGCATGATCAAACGTGCCGCCCTCGCCAGGGCCTTGGCGCTCGATCCCGACCTCGTTTTCCTGGATGAGCCGACCTCCGGCCTCGATCCGATCGGCGCGGCGGAGTTCGACGAGCTGATTGCCAAGCTGCGGGATACGCTTGGCCTCACCGTCTATATGGTGACCCACGACCTCGACAGCCTTTTTTCCGTCTGCGACCGTATTGCCGTTCTCGGACAGAAACGGGTATTGGTGGAGGGTACGGTTGAGGACATGCTGGCCTGTGATGACCCATGGGTGCAGTCCTATTTCCGAGGCAAACGTGCGCGATCAATCGTGCCGCGGGAGGACATCGGGCATCGCAACGACGACAATGGCGCAGGCGCCCACAGCCGCGGGAAGTGA
- a CDS encoding MlaE family lipid ABC transporter permease subunit, which produces MSLKAAEQKPDAPRIDDEPDGNGHRYRLEGNWRSANVHGVLRQIDQLTKQRGGYQVVIDLSDLSDVDTAGALLIRRLKESQEGHGASVRIEGSNPHIDELLTAFTEEPDKEVAEPKPRKSLAERFFAPIGESVYEIWGNLIAAMYILGSAVRGAQLKFGRGSGVSPASIVNQIDHMAVRAVPIILLMSFLIGAIIAQQGAFQLRYFGAEIFVVDLVGILQLREIGVLLTAIMIAGRSGSAITAEIGSMKMREEVDALKVMGLNPVGVLIFPRLVALTVALPLLTIIANFASLGGAAVVAWAYSGITFATFVSRLHEAISLSTVISGMIKAPFMALVIGIVAAVEGLKVGGSAESLGQHVTQSVVKSIFVVILMDGLFAMFYAAIDF; this is translated from the coding sequence ATGAGTTTGAAAGCAGCCGAACAGAAACCCGATGCACCAAGGATCGATGACGAGCCCGATGGCAACGGGCATCGCTATCGGCTGGAAGGCAATTGGCGCAGCGCCAATGTGCATGGCGTGCTGCGGCAGATCGATCAGCTTACGAAACAGCGCGGCGGCTATCAGGTGGTGATCGATCTTTCCGATCTCTCCGATGTCGATACCGCCGGTGCGCTACTGATCCGGCGCCTGAAGGAGAGCCAGGAAGGGCATGGCGCCAGCGTCAGGATCGAGGGCTCAAACCCCCATATCGATGAGCTGTTGACCGCCTTTACCGAGGAACCGGACAAAGAGGTCGCGGAGCCCAAGCCGAGGAAATCCTTGGCGGAACGGTTTTTTGCGCCGATCGGCGAAAGCGTCTACGAAATCTGGGGCAACCTCATCGCGGCCATGTACATTCTCGGTTCGGCGGTGCGCGGCGCGCAGCTCAAGTTTGGGCGCGGCAGCGGTGTGTCGCCCGCTTCGATCGTCAATCAGATCGACCACATGGCGGTGCGCGCCGTGCCGATCATCCTGCTGATGTCTTTTCTGATCGGCGCCATCATCGCGCAGCAGGGCGCATTCCAGCTTCGCTATTTCGGCGCCGAAATCTTCGTCGTCGATCTCGTCGGCATCCTGCAATTGCGTGAAATCGGCGTGCTTCTGACCGCCATCATGATCGCCGGCCGTTCGGGCAGCGCCATTACTGCCGAAATCGGATCGATGAAGATGCGCGAAGAAGTCGATGCGCTGAAGGTCATGGGTCTCAATCCGGTCGGCGTTCTGATCTTCCCGCGATTGGTGGCGTTGACCGTCGCGCTGCCCTTGCTGACGATCATTGCAAACTTCGCCTCGCTTGGCGGTGCGGCGGTGGTTGCCTGGGCCTATTCCGGTATCACCTTCGCCACTTTCGTTTCGCGCCTGCACGAAGCAATCAGTCTCTCCACCGTCATCTCGGGCATGATCAAGGCGCCGTTCATGGCGCTCGTCATCGGCATCGTTGCTGCGGTCGAAGGGCTGAAGGTGGGTGGCAGCGCCGAGTCTCTCGGTCAGCATGTGACGCAGTCCGTTGTGAAATCGATTTTCGTGGTGATCCTCATGGACGGGCTTTTTGCCATGTTCTATGCAGCGATCGATTTCTGA
- a CDS encoding MFS transporter, whose translation MIPATKSLPGEGAPPHFRLRTALSYCAPLLVNGIALPFFPVWLTGLNFGDREIGLILAVPMVVRVLVVPIVGILADRVDERANVLFWSGALSLLTAIALYWTNDFWPVLLVYAIQGATYAPYVPVVESIAISGVRRWGFDYGSMRVWGSIAFIFSTLIGGQMIGKWGATMVLPTMVGGFFLTTMMAFFCPRIGPTRRRNQPINLQAPTGGGLRSPQLLITMIGVSIQQSSHAVMYTFASIYWRKLGFSGTEIAILWSAGVTAEVMVFFLSKTLSRRFSAWTLIFFGSSVCVLRWILFPINLGFAGYLVLQCLHSCTYACVHTGIQRRIVASVRETQEASAQGSYFFYNGMFLGLMTLASGYLYAWLGPSSYYVMAGVAAFGLAMVILARNLQPRSSAFGERAGEAS comes from the coding sequence ATGATTCCCGCGACAAAATCTCTCCCGGGCGAGGGCGCGCCTCCGCATTTTCGTCTGCGCACCGCCTTGTCCTATTGTGCTCCGTTGCTCGTCAACGGCATTGCTCTGCCGTTTTTCCCGGTTTGGCTGACGGGACTGAATTTCGGTGACCGCGAGATCGGTCTTATCCTCGCCGTGCCGATGGTGGTGCGCGTTCTCGTCGTGCCCATTGTCGGAATACTTGCCGATCGCGTGGATGAACGCGCGAACGTGTTGTTCTGGTCGGGCGCATTGTCACTGCTGACGGCGATCGCGCTTTATTGGACGAATGATTTCTGGCCGGTGTTGCTGGTCTACGCCATTCAGGGGGCGACATACGCGCCTTACGTCCCTGTCGTAGAATCGATTGCCATTTCCGGCGTGCGGCGCTGGGGGTTCGATTATGGATCGATGCGCGTCTGGGGATCGATCGCCTTCATCTTCTCGACCCTTATCGGCGGTCAGATGATCGGCAAATGGGGTGCCACCATGGTTCTGCCCACCATGGTCGGGGGCTTCTTCCTGACAACCATGATGGCTTTCTTCTGTCCGCGCATCGGGCCGACACGCCGGCGCAATCAGCCGATCAACCTGCAGGCGCCGACCGGCGGTGGGCTGCGCTCGCCGCAATTGCTGATCACCATGATCGGTGTGTCGATACAGCAGTCGAGCCATGCCGTGATGTACACGTTTGCATCGATCTATTGGCGCAAACTCGGTTTTTCAGGCACGGAGATCGCCATCCTCTGGAGCGCAGGGGTAACGGCGGAGGTCATGGTTTTCTTCCTGTCGAAAACACTGAGCCGTCGCTTCAGTGCCTGGACGCTGATTTTCTTCGGTTCGAGCGTGTGCGTCCTGCGCTGGATACTGTTTCCGATCAATCTCGGTTTCGCCGGCTATCTCGTGCTGCAATGTCTTCACTCCTGCACCTATGCCTGCGTCCACACCGGCATACAGCGCCGCATCGTTGCTTCGGTGCGGGAAACTCAGGAAGCATCGGCCCAGGGCTCCTATTTCTTTTATAACGGCATGTTCCTCGGGCTGATGACCCTGGCGTCCGGCTATCTTTACGCGTGGCTCGGTCCTTCCAGCTACTATGTCATGGCCGGTGTTGCCGCCTTCGGCCTCGCTATGGTGATCCTTGCCCGCAATCTTCAACCGCGCAGTTCCGCGTTTGGCGAAAGGGCGGGCGAGGCCTCCTGA
- a CDS encoding UDP-2,3-diacylglucosamine diphosphatase: MNVRRFRTLFISDVHLGSKAAKADYLIDFLRHHEADTIFLVGDIVDGWRLKRTWYWPQDCNDVVQKLLRKARKGTRIVYIPGNHDEFLRDFPGMHFGGIEVAERAIHETADGKKYLVLHGDEFDVVVRNARLLAYLGDWAYDMAILINVGLAAVRRRLNMPYWSFSAWAKLQVKHAVNFIGEFQRVVVEEAKRNDADGVICGHIHHAVIEDFDGIRYINTGDWVESCTAIAEHEDGTFELITWQSITEAQPVSAAVEDVSEALGAQAA, encoded by the coding sequence ATGAATGTCAGGCGGTTTCGAACGCTATTCATTTCTGACGTGCACCTGGGCTCGAAAGCAGCCAAGGCGGACTATCTGATCGATTTTCTGCGTCATCACGAAGCGGACACCATCTTCCTTGTCGGTGATATCGTTGACGGCTGGCGGCTGAAGCGCACTTGGTACTGGCCGCAAGATTGCAACGACGTGGTGCAGAAACTGCTGCGCAAGGCGCGCAAGGGCACCCGCATCGTCTATATCCCCGGCAATCACGACGAATTCCTGCGTGATTTCCCCGGCATGCATTTCGGCGGCATCGAAGTGGCCGAGCGGGCGATCCACGAGACCGCCGACGGCAAGAAGTATCTCGTCCTGCATGGCGACGAATTCGACGTCGTCGTTCGCAACGCGCGCCTGCTCGCCTATCTCGGCGATTGGGCCTACGATATGGCCATCCTGATCAATGTCGGCCTTGCCGCCGTTCGCCGCCGCCTGAACATGCCCTATTGGTCGTTCTCGGCCTGGGCGAAGCTTCAGGTCAAGCATGCGGTCAATTTCATCGGCGAGTTCCAGCGTGTCGTGGTCGAAGAGGCCAAGCGCAACGATGCCGACGGCGTCATCTGTGGCCACATCCATCATGCCGTCATCGAGGACTTCGATGGCATCCGCTACATCAACACAGGCGACTGGGTCGAAAGCTGCACGGCGATCGCCGAGCATGAAGACGGCACGTTCGAGCTGATCACCTGGCAGTCGATCACCGAGGCACAGCCGGTCAGCGCCGCCGTCGAGGACGTGTCGGAAGCGCTCGGGGCACAGGCGGCGTAA